A region of the Prinia subflava isolate CZ2003 ecotype Zambia chromosome 17, Cam_Psub_1.2, whole genome shotgun sequence genome:
TGCCCAGGCAGTTTTCCTGCAGGCTGCGGGAGGCAGGAGGGTCAGACGGCACCAGCCGGGACatgtggccagcaggagggAAAACCCCCTGCTCAGGGTCTGCCTTGGCCATCCCCCGCTCTGCCCTGAGGGGTGTCTGCAggggccgctcccggcccggcccgcggtgCTCACCTGAGCCGGCGGAGGCCGCGGTTCACCCTCAGCGCGCTGGCCACGGCCCTGGCCCCCGACAGCCCCAGGGCGTTTCCCCGCAGGCTGCGGACAAAGGCGGCGGTGAGCAAGGACAGCCCGGGGGAACCCAAACGGGACGGGGGGAGAGGAGACCGCACCCAGCGAGGGAGGGACAGGCCTGGGAGATCACGcaagggcaggagcagtgcCGAGCCGAGGGCCGGGCTCTCAGACAGCCGGGGTCAGGCCACAGCCGTGGGCGCTTGGCACTTACTCCAGGACCTGCAGGCTCTTGTTGACCATCAAGGCTTCTGCCAGGGCTTGGGCACCGGCCGCGCCAACCGAGGCCACTTGCAGGCTGCAAGGGAACAGGGACCCCTCAGCACTTGTCCTGAGGTGGCCACGGTGTGTTAATTAGGATAATTAGGCTGTTATTAGGCTGTTACcggggtgctgctgcagcctgggtaCTCACTGGAGATCTGCCAGGGTGGTGTTGACCTTCAGTGCAGCGGCGAGGGCGGCCATCCCCTCGTCCCCGATGGCGttctcctgcaggctgggacaCAAGGGCTGGGTGTGCCCCTGGtcagggaagcaggagcagggacagggcacccAGCACAGCGCCCAGCATGCCCAAATGCCTTGGGGGAGCTCCTGGGCCACAAGGCATTAGAGCATCCCCACCAGGGACATGCAATTTTCAGTGCCTAAAGGGACTCCAGAAGGTCTGgggagggactttggacaagggttTGCAGGGGCAGGATAAGGGAtaatggcttcccactgccaaaaggcagggatagatgggatattgggaagaatgaggtggggaggccctggcacagggtgcccagagcagctgtggctgctcctggatccctggaagtgtccaaggccaggctggacagggcttggagcaagctgggatagtggaaggtgtccctgtccatggcaggggtggcactggatgagctttaagggcCCTTCCAGTAGGGCCCAGGACCCATCCACCTGTGTCTCACTCACTCGaggctggccaggctgctgtTGGACTGTAGTGCTTGTGCCAGGGCTATGGCTGTTTTGGCCTGGATGAAGTTCCACTGCAAGCTGcaaacaggagaaaatgagaGGTGAAGCCTTGGGCTGTGAGCATGCCCTGATCCATCCAGGCTCCACACCCACCTGCACCCATCCAGCCATGTGCAAGGCTCTGTGGGTCCATCTGGGATGTCACAGCACCCATCCCATGGAGAGGGGCCCAGGGGTGCCACTGTCACAGCCTGGGGGGGCTGAggagcagtgtccctgcccatgtcccTGCAAGGGGACAGTTCAAACCCAGCCAGGCCCAGGGGGAAACTCACTGGAGGGAGGTGAGTGCCCGGTTCTCTTTGATGGCCAGAGCGATGGCCTTGCCCCCGTCATCGTGCAGCAGGTTGGCCGCCAAGCTGGAGGGACAGAGGACTCAGGTCACACATGGAAAGTTGgggacagctccagggacaccACGGGGTGGTCTGGGTGCCCTCCTGGGGCCCATGGGACTCACTCCAGGTTCCTGAGGGTGCTGTTGCTCCGCAGGGCACGGGCGATGGCAGGGCCGCCCTCCTCGCTGATGGAGTTCTCCCGGAGGCTGGGGAAAGACtcgggctggggaggggcagccAAGGtagggctgctcctgctgctcccccagtgcccccttcccctcctgctctggggctgaGGCCATCGACTGAGTAGAGCAGTTTGTCTGAGACCACCCCATCAGCTCCTGCACCTCCATTCCCTGCACCTCCAttccctgtgtttcctgtgggcaCTGGTGGCCCATCAGGGCTTTTTGCCAgcctcccatccctgctgccatccTTTCATTCCAAGACATGGCTGAATGAATATTGTCCCAAAGGGAGAAAGATAAAGATGGAGGGAAGTTCCTCACAGCTGGAGGAGGGACCAAGCTGTTCTCAGCATCTCAGAGCACTTGTGGAAACAACCAGGCACAagcccaggctgctggaaagctcccaggtcacagcagcagctttagGCCAGGGGGCTGGAGGGACTATCACTTACTTGAGGCTGAGGAGTCCCTTGTtggagcagagagctgctgtCAGCGCCGTCACCCCTGCGCTGCTGATGGAGTTGCTCTGGAGACTGAGGCAAACGGGGAAGGTGTGAGGATGGGCCAGTGTTGGCACCACAGGTGGGCTGCAGGGTCACGTTTGGGGTGGAAAGTGCCCATTTCACTGAGAAAAAGGCATCTCCCAACCACAGGGAACAAGGGGAGCCAAAGCAGAAGGACCAACACCAGAGCATCCAGGACAGGATCAGCCCTTCCTGCTCCCCatggcagcaccagccccagcaagcagaggggacagggttTGTCAGCACTTTGGGGCAGCCTTGTCCCTCCTGTCTGTCACCGTGGCTGCTGGCTCAGCTGGCAGCATGGCTCCCATGGGTTTGGGACCCTCACAGGGCCAGAACCAGGGCATAGCCACTCATCACCAGGAGCCCTCAGCCCTCCTCTCCAGGTGCTGTTCCCACAGGGAATGAAGGTTGCACCATTCCAGCCTGACTCTGCCAGGCCCCAGCCCATTACCTCCCTCCTTAGCCAATTCCCAACGCTTTTGAGGGAGAGAGCACCCAAAGCTGCTGATTTCCTCCAAGCCAGAATAAAAAGTCATCACTGGGTTTTAGGATTAATCCTGCCAGTGCCCCTTGGTGcaggcagggccagcctggctgctgctggagctgccacatcGTGTCCCAGCCTGCACATCCAGGGAATGTGGAGTGGGACAGACATGGGGAGGGCTTGAGGGGTGGCAGATTTTGCTGGAAGGAGGAGGCTGGGCTCTGTTGTCAAGGAGTCCAGGCAGGAAGGGGGAACTTACTCAAGGCTTTGCAGGCTGTGGTTCACCCTCAGAGCTTCGGCCAAGGCAGTGGAGCCGTTGTCTCCCACTGAGTTGCTCGAGAGTCTGGGACACAAAAGGAAGCTTGGAACTGCCAGCAGGGGATTCACCTCCCCCGggctcttcctgctgcagcaatgGGCATGAACTCGCTGCCACCTCATTTCCCACCTACATACACCTCTGTTCTCCTGGCTGGTTTGAGCTGGAATAGCTTTTCATGTTTCCCCAGGGCATGGagccctgctgcttccctctgccagaGGGGAGATGGCTTCTCCTTTCTTTATGTGGCTCCCTGCATCTCTGGAGATACAGAAAGCATCTCTACAGGGCTGCTCCGAAGGCCCTGCTCTCTCTATCCACCCCAAccccctgggcagagccagcagtgtccctccTGCCTGTCACATGCCCCTTTCCTGCCATTCCTGCCCACAGATCCCGGGAGATTGGCACTGCCACCCCTCCACCTCGTGCCATGCTCACATCAGCTCCCTCAGGCTGCAGTTCTGCTTCAGCGCCTCCGCGATTTTCCGGGTGCCCTGGGCTCCGATGGCGTTTTTGTGCAGGCTGCAAAGGAGGGGAAGCACCTGTGAGTGCCAGGTGCCACCTCCCCATCGGTGGCACCACACCCTGCTGGGTGGCTGGAGGGGGACACCACGTCCTGGTCACTCACTGCAGGGTCACCAGCCTGTGGTTGGTCAGCAGGGCCTCGGCCAGGAAGGTGGCCCCGTCCTCCTGGATGGAGTtgtgctggaggctgtgggAGACAGGAGTGAAGCCACGTGTGGGTGCTtccacagcagggccagggctgggcagggctgcagggcagcggCCACCTGCTCTGGGGTCTGCTTGTCCTTGTCCCTGGCCTGAGAAAGGGTTCTGGCCCCCAAGCATCCCTGACCAGGagtctccttccctcctctgccaTGGGACATTCTTGCATGAAACAGCACCCTGGGAGCTCCCATGCACCTCAGCCtgaccctcagccccagccccaacCTGCAGCCAAGAGGCAGAACAATCCCAGCTTtgtgcccaggctgccccagtccctgtgtctgtgccagCTGCGCTGGGGTTCACTGCACAACTGACCCAGGGTGTGCCCAGGGTGTCCCCACGTGCTGGCCCTTGGAGCCTGGGAAAGCCCAGTGGGACAGGAGAGGGATGGAAGGGGGCCTGCCCTGGGGATCTGCTCCAGGAGGTGCTCCAGAAGTTGGCACTTACTTCAGGGAGAGcaggatttggttttttttcagggcATCAGCCAGGGCCTTTGCTCCGGTGGGGCCGATGGAGTTGCTCCGCAGGCTGGGGTGGGACAGGCAGAAAAGCCAAGGTTAGCAAAGCTGGACTGGCATAGGCCCAGTTTAAGCCAGATTCCTCCTCATGGCACTGCTGAGGTTGGACATCAGGGCAGCAGCTCGTGGAGGTGGCTTtgggggctggagcccctcccCAGCTCGGTCAGGCCGGGTGGGATCCAGgcctgccgtgggcagggagtGGTTCCCAATGGGAATGTGGCCTGGGGAAGGGGGAACACTTACTCCAGCACCATCAGGCTCCTGTTCACCAGCAGCGACCTGGCCAGAGCTTTGGCTCCCTTGTTGCTGATCTGATTTTCTGCCAAGCTGcccagaaaaaaggaaaattgggtgtttttccagagaaaaaggaGACTTTCACAGACCCTGGCGTGtcccaggacagagctgggatggTGAGCAGAGAAGAGCCACAAGGAGCATTTGGTTCATGGTACAACCAAAGTGATGGATGTTCTCCTGGGGTGGACACCAGGCAGGGACTGCAAGGACATAGTTTCTGGACATAAAATTCATTTGTGTCCTATAAAGGAGCTCAGATGGCAGCATGTGCAGCCTTGAGAAAGAGCAGGAGGTGGGGAAAGTAGGAACTCTTGTGTCTGGGATGAGGCCATGTGAGGCCAGGAGCCTGTCCCCTCCATGCAGCAGGAGCTCCATGCAGAGCCTCAAGTGCACAGCAATCTGCTGGAACTTTGGGAAGTGGTTTGTTGGGATAACCGATGGATTTACTGAGATTTCTTTAGGAACAGTGAGGAGGCAGCAGTTCCAGGACGACTGGGCAAGACAGCCTTGGGGCACAGGGGACCATGTGGAGCTGTCCTTGTCGTTAGGCACCCTGGGGAGCCGGTGGGAGAGACCTTCCTGGGGGACCCTCACCCTGGTTTTGCATCCCATCTGCCCTGGGCCAGGTCCTACCTGAGCCTCTGGATCTGGCAGTCCTTCACGCTCAGcacactgcccagcagctccatcacaTCATCCTTAAACCGGTTATTGTCCAGCCTGCAGAAGACACAGGGAAAGAGCAAGAGCAAGGGTTTGGAGAACAAGGTGGAGAAAGGATGATCCTCCCATGACGTCTGCCTGTCCAGGTGGAGAAGCTCAAGGACAGAGGTGAAGCtgacccagtgccacccccagggcagctctctgcagctggacatTTGGTGGACCCACATCACTGACACCTGGGATTGTGAGTCACAGGGGAGAGAGAACTCATTGCAGGAGGAGGATTTACAACAGGGAACAGGCTTAGACTAAAAGAGAAGAGAATTAGAAGTTAGGATGAAATTCTTCTGTCTGAGgatggggaggccctggcacaaggtgcccagagcagctgtggctgcccctggatccctggaagtgtccaaggctgagctggatggggcttggagcaacccgggatagtgggaggtgtccctgcccatggcaggggtggaactggatgggctctaaggtctcttccaacccaaaccatgctgaGATTCCACACTCACAGCCTGGCATCTCTCCTCGCTTCCCCCGGTGCCATCCCAGCAGGACTCACCTGAGGCTGTGGCAGtagagcagctgggagagcaggctCTTACAGATGCTGTAGGTGAGGCAGTTGGAGAGGTTTGTCTCCTCCAGGCAGACGTCGGACACCTGCAGGAGGTAAGCCAGGGCGCAGCAGTTGGTGGGGGTGAGCATGCCGGCCAGGCGCTCGCTCCTCATGGCCTCCTCCACGGCCTTGGCGGTGTCCGTGTGCTGCATCTCGTGCAGGCAGCGCATGGCGTTGACGGCGCGCCAGGAGACGGCGGGGCCGGCgtgcaggcagccctgcaggacgCCCACGGCCTGGTCCCTGAGCCCGGCATGCTCGcccctggccagcagccagccGGACAGCAGCTGGTTCACCCGCGGGGACAGCAGCCCCGAGAGGAAGCGGATGAAGACGTCCAGCTGCCTGTCCTCGGCCTGCAGCGCCCGCTGGACTGCGGCCCTGAAGTGGCTGAGGAAGCCCAGCCTGGGCCAGGACACGCCACTCTCTGTGAAGAGGTCGAAGATGGCCCGCCTGGCTGCTGTGTAGTAATAGAGAGCTGCCAGGAACTCCTGGACGGTTAAGTGGGAGAAGTAGTAGGCTGTGGAGGCCTGCATGTCCTCCTTGAGCAGGAGGCGGGTGGCgaggctgctgtgcagcagggagaggtCGATGCCGTAGGCCTTCATGTCCTGCTCGTAGAACACGTGTTTCTTACGGAGCAGCCCGTAGAAGGCcagcctgcccaggctgcccacCAGCTTCTTGCTGGTGTTCACAGCCTGCTCGGTCCAGAGGGCTTCTCTCGGCTTTTCCAGCCAGTCACCACTCAGagccattttaaaataataggaGTAGATTTCCGACAGGGTCGTGGGCACCACGGGTGCTTCTTGGGATTGGTCACTGCTGTGTTTCAGGAAATAAGCGATTGAGGAGCCGGAAATCCAGCAAAAGCCAGGAATGGTGCACAGCACGTGTAGCGACCTGTTAGCCCTGATGTGCTGCAGCACTTGGCTGGACAGATCTCTGTTGCCCAGGAACATCTGGTCCAAGAAGTCCTTCATCTCTGCAGCCCCAAGCCCTCGGATTTCCGTCATCCGGTCCACCAGCCCGCTGGGGATCtgcccggccgccgccggccgcgaTGTCACCCACACTGAGGCCTCCTGCAGCAGGTTTCCCCTTATGATGTTGGTGATCAGGTTGTCCACTTGGATCTCCTTTTTGGGATCGGTGCAAACAACCGCGTTGGAAAAATCCAAGGGGGTCTTGAACTCGTCGAGGCCGTCGAGGATGAGCAGGGTGCGGGCGGCGCCGGCCTCGAGGCAGCCGGGCTGGGCGAGGGGAGGGAAGGCCGAGCAGACGAGGCGCTCGGCAGAGAGCTTCTCGTGGGTGTTGAGCTCCCGGAAGGTGAGGGGCAGCACCAAGCTGATGTCCCTGTTGATCTCCCCCTTTGCCCAGCTGCGGACAAACAGCTTCACCAGCGTGCTCTTGCCGATCCCGGCCACGCCGATGGTGACGCAGATCCGAGGGGGGATGCTGACTTTGGAGAGAGGCAGGAACAGCTTCTCCAGGGGGATGCTCTTGGACGCGTTTGGCAGGCCTCTGGTGGTTTCAACCTGCAGGATGtcgtgctcctgctgctggatgtCGGTCAGGccctccaccagcagcaggttGGTGAGGCGCTgcagggctcctctctccaggccattcccacagcagctctggagactCTCCAGGTGCTTCTGCACCATGGGTTCTGTGCAGAGAAATGAAACAGGCGTGAGGAGGAGGAACCACAGAGGCAAATGACAGAAGCTGCTTCACTTTTCTGCCATGCCCATGCACAGGGAAACCTCGTGGAGCCCTTCCATCCTGGTGGGAAGGATGGCAGGGCTCAGAGGGCACCTGTAGGCCTAAAGGGCCTTGATCAGTGTCACTGCCAGTCCAGGAGCCCACTTAACATCAGCCCTGGGCCTTCAGTCTCAGATAAAGCTGTGTTGTTGGAGCTAGATCTTGGTCTTGGACCTCATTGCTCTGCCCTTGCCTGGTGGCCACTGGACTGTGTCTGAACCTGGTTGCCCTTGCTGGGCCTGATCCTGACCTCCCAACTTGACCTCATTCCTGCCTCACTGCTGGACTCTCTGATGAACTGGACTCTTGGCTGAGCCTGGTGGCCACCTCTGGACCTGTCCTGCTCACCTGGCTCAGGTGTCACGGTGAAATTAAACCCTCCAGGAAAGGCTGGACAAGCAAGGATAATGGTGTGAGAGATACAGAGCAGACACCAGCCGAGGTTGGAGCCTTCCAGCCAGGAGGGAAACCAGGGACACCTCTCCTGGCAAGAGGGTCACAGAGAGAGCCTGAAGTTGGGGCAGCCACCAGCGGACGGGGTCAGGGTCAGCCatccttttcctgttcccagcctggcactgggacTGGCTGGTGTGATCTGGACATTGAGGACATTAAAAACTcctcaggctgcccagggaggtgtgCAGAGGGCAGTGAGGGGCCAGGAGGAAGGTCCCTCAGAGCTGGCAGAGAGCCCTTGtcaccctggctgtgcccttcCCCGGCGGAGTCCCTGAGGTGGCACCAGCACTTGCACGgatgctcccagcagggctgcccccacccccagctctgtgcacaccTCAGGGTGCTCCAGCAAGCAGCAGGCCACGTGTGCAGCCCCCCGGCTGGGCTGCCTACCATGGacagggcagtggagctggagctgcGAGCTGGAGGTGTCCGAGGAGCTCTGCAGGCGCTGGGAGGCCGCCCCTGCCAGCCAGGACATCCCGCACAGCCCTCACCTGCTCGGGCAGGGGCCGGGCTGCCTGCACCTCCTGGGCCGTCAGGAGCTCCGGGGGGGTGATGCTGTCCTCCAGGAGCCGCGGGGGGATGCACCTGCCCAGCTGCCTGCCCCGGTGGATCCAGGCCCCTGCGGGACAGGACAGACGGACAGTgggtgctggggcagccctgggaacGTGggtgaggcagggagaggcagcagtgcagagctgtctCTGACTCTGAAGGTAGCAGGGGTGagctggagccctgcagggtgCCCTGTCCAAGCCCTCCTTGCAATGGTGCTGTAGCCCTGGCAGGAGATTTTGTTAGGAGCTGCTAGGTCAGGGCAGCAGCTATTGAAATTAGAGTCAAGGAGGCTGAAGAGCACAATCAAGGAATGGTGTTTTCTCCTGGAATCCAAACCCATGCAGAAAAAAGAGTCTGAGCAAGATCATTTCTCTCCAGAGCCTGCCGTTCCCCTGGTGCCagtgcagcactgccctggatCTGCTCGCACCTTGGTGCCCCACTCATCCCACTTCTGACTCCAGAACTGTCCCAAGGTGATGGAGCTGCCCAGCCACCACTCACCTGCCATCAGAGGCCTCCTGTGACATGGGTGGTCCCTGGGTGAGGGGCgctgtggtggcagcagtgtCCCATGGGccaccccgtgtccccctggCCAGCTCACAGCACCACCCGGGGCTCCTCAGCCCCTGCAAATGTCCctgctggaggaagaggagaagcatCAGGAGCAGTGTGGGGAGGAGGCCGCTCTGAGCTGTCGTGGGGCTGGGTGTGGTTGGGCAGGGGTTCATTCATCAGCCTCTGGCTGAGACAGGGTCCCCTTCacagagggcacagctgggccctccatgctgcagcagcttggCCCAGACCTCAGTGCCACCCCTTGGTGCCTTCACCACGACCTTCCTCGAGCACAGTGACGCATGAGGTGCCCTGACAAtgcccctgtgccctctgcagcTCACCCGGGGAGCACCCGAGTGTCACCAGTGTCACCAGATCTGGCAGCTGCTTGCACATTCTTCTTGTCTGTGTTGTGAAGGAGGTtgtggagcagcaggcagagtgATAAAGGGCCTGTTTTGGTTTCAAACCTACCTCAGCTCATCCAGAGCCTGTGTCGGGGCTTGCTGAGCGTGGCCAGCACCACATCCTGTTGTAGAGCTCAGAGGATGCTCTGAATCaccacccagagcagcagcagctacctgctgcctcccctcagTCGCTGCCAAACCACGCCAAGGgtttggtgtttatttttaagaagtgtATCTGCTCAGAGTCCTGTTGCTCTTCAAGCAGAGGTGGAGAGGGAAATGTCTCCATGTCTGAGAGTGCTCCCAGCTCTACCTGTGTTGGAGGCACTGTGCTGTGGTCTCTCCACCAGCCCCAAAGGCATCTCCAGGCTCTGGCTGTGTCCAGGTGGAACTCCTGGGCCTGAGGGGATGGCTGATCACAGGAGCAAAGCACACACAGTGTCTCAGGGACTGTGTCCTGGTgtctttcctcccctccctctggcCCATGTGAACACCTCCACGCTGGTCAGAGGCTCTGCAAGGGGGTCCCTGCCCACAGACAGCCTTGCCTTGTCAAACCCACCCCTGAGGGGGACATGGGCACCATGGGGGCTTTGATGCAGCCTCACCAGCAGGTACAGGTAACACTCCTTTCCTTGGTCAGACCTCTTCTAGGGAGAAAGCACAGATGTAGCTGGACCAGGAGAACCTGGCAGAGTTTCTGGTCCATGGTGTGAGCCCAAGGTGCTTGGAGCTTCCTCTGTCCATCCTCCCTCCCAGGGATCCACGCTGGGGTTTATTTCTCCCACCAGAGGCACAAGACTGCAGAAGGTGGCCGGGCTGCAGGAGGGacctggcagtgtccccagggctgagcccctcaCAGACCATGGCTGGATGTCCCATCGAGACAGTGGCATGTCCTACAGAGGGGGGTGGCAGAGGGTGCTTGGTGACAAAGCAGCAGCCCGgcccctccagccctggtgGCTCCTGAcaagcccctgcagggctgggaggtgctgttGGGGCAGGGTCTGAGCCCACTGCCTTTCCCTTTGGGATGGAagcctgcccagctctgagcctcTGGGGCCAGCGGTGCCAGAGGTCCACGAGCCCCTGGCAGTGGTGGTGATCCCACAGCAAAGCTCTTTTCTCcacactgggagcagcagggccccagcagcagctcttgctTCTCACCCACAGGCAGTGGCCTGGTCAGTGAAGATACCATCAATTAAAGGAGCTCAGTGAGCAATCCACAGCCAAATGTTCACCCTTTGATGTGCTCTTGTCCCTAACTGGCCTGCAAAGTTCAATTAAGCCTTTGCAGTCCCCAGGTCTGTCTCTGATCTTTGCTGTGCAAGCCAGAAAACAGCCAGAATGAAAGGGGGGTTTTGCTGCCTGCAGCGAtgttccctgcagcccttcccctgaAACGTGGCCCTTTGATGGGGGAAACCTGCTCCAACACCAGAGAATGTTTGATGCTGTCCTTTAGTGCTCCTTCAAAAAGCAGCAGCGTGGGCCAGAGGCATCTCACCAGGAgaataaagcagcagaagaaataatGCAGGGGTTGCAACTTTTTTCTGGTTCCAGTAGTTTCAGGTGCAGCTCTAGGaccacagggagctgctggaggctgtgtcctgaggggctgcagggagtcAGCAGCTCTCACAAGAGCTGTGTGAAGGGTAAGGGCCAGCCAAAGCCAAGCTCCATAACCCCTACAGAGATCCAGGTGTGTCCAGGGTGGGACCCACCTCATGCCATGAGTGCTGCCCGAGGTGTCCACCGTGCACATCCCGGGTGTGCAGCTTTGCCTGGCCAGGGTCCAGCAGGGACAGTGTCCCACACGCAGCCAGAGGTGCAGGGATACAGGTTTGTGTCTGCCCTGCcttgctgtgtccccaggggggCAGGGAtaaggggctgcagggtgggaggctGCCCAGCCAAACTGGTGAATGGcacctgccagccccagggagggaaATGTGGATTTTCTTGGCAAGAACTTGGCattaacacctttttttttttttgtttagtgtGGTCCAAAGGTCCAGCCCAGGATAAAATCCTCTCCTCTAAGGATGTTTAGACAACACTGGTGTgttcttccagcagctccaatCCCACCATCCCTATGAAGCACCATCCCTACGTCCCACcagagtgtccctgcccaaAACCCATCAGCGCTGGGAGGCACAAGCACCGTGCTGGAAGGTGCCCACCACGTGCACAGCCAGTCCTGTCCCAAACAGCTGCTGTGGTTCTCACTGTGTCCATCCTGTTCCAGCATTCCCATTCCTGACACCAGCACCAGAGAACATGGGCCTGGATGAGCTCCTGCTCATCCCTGGCTCTAATTATGTACGTGCAGTTTCACTCCTGGAGGTCCAGCACGATCAGAGCAGCATCCAGGGAATCCAGGATGAAGGGACAGCCCTGAGGTGGCCACAGCATGAAGCTGTCTGGAGACAACAGGTATTTCTGCCTCCCAGAtcttcctcctgccccagacAGATCCATCACCCTGTGCCTTAGGAACCTGCTGAGGACCTGGGACCATGCCAGgccaggagctgtcccagcagctgcagatctGCATTTGTCCCCCTGCAGGGGCCCATGGCAGATTCACCAGCagtgggggggggagggggtggctgGCACCTCGAGTGGGGCTCCCCAGCTCGACCCAACCTGCTGCACTGGGCTCGGGCTGGGCTGAGGGTGCCAGGGTTAGACAGGCACCaaagagctgggcaggagctcccGGATGGCTGCAGGCACCCACAGATGCAACACACCCGAAAATGGACTGACCTGCAGTATTTAGACAAGGTTAAAAGCTTTTTACACGAGCTAAAAATTGCATCATGacacagcacctgcaggaggTGGGAGATGCCCactccagctcagctccatgCCCCAAACACGCAGAAACCTCAGCCCGGCCATCTCCCTGTCCTTGTGCCACCGCCGTGGGGTTTCTGGGTGCTGCCGATCCCCCGAGCTCTGTGGTCCGGGGTGGGGGAGCCCCGGAGCTCAGCCCCGGCCCTGCCGGCCCTTCCCAACCCTTGGGGCGTGCGGGTTCCTCCCGCGGCTCTCGGGCCCCTTCACCCGCTCACCCTCGGTGCTTTTGGGTTATTCCCACGTGCCCACCCCGAACACTTCCCAGGCCAACTCCTGCGGCT
Encoded here:
- the NLRC3 gene encoding LOW QUALITY PROTEIN: NLR family CARD domain-containing protein 3 (The sequence of the model RefSeq protein was modified relative to this genomic sequence to represent the inferred CDS: inserted 2 bases in 1 codon); the encoded protein is MAGAWIHRGRQLGRCIPPRLLEDSITPPELLTAQEVQAARPLPEQVRAVRDVLAGRGXASQRLQSSSDTSSSQLQLHCPVHEPMVQKHLESLQSCCGNGLERGALQRLTNLLLVEGLTDIQQQEHDILQVETTRGLPNASKSIPLEKLFLPLSKVSIPPRICVTIGVAGIGKSTLVKLFVRSWAKGEINRDISLVLPLTFRELNTHEKLSAERLVCSAFPPLAQPGCLEAGAARTLLILDGLDEFKTPLDFSNAVVCTDPKKEIQVDNLITNIIRGNLLQEASVWVTSRPAAAGQIPSGLVDRMTEIRGLGAAEMKDFLDQMFLGNRDLSSQVLQHIRANRSLHVLCTIPGFCWISGSSIAYFLKHSSDQSQEAPVVPTTLSEIYSYYFKMALSGDWLEKPREALWTEQAVNTSKKLVGSLGRLAFYGLLRKKHVFYEQDMKAYGIDLSLLHSSLATRLLLKEDMQASTAYYFSHLTVQEFLAALYYYTAARRAIFDLFTESGVSWPRLGFLSHFRAAVQRALQAEDRQLDVFIRFLSGLLSPRVNQLLSGWLLARGEHAGLRDQAVGVLQGCLHAGPAVSWRAVNAMRCLHEMQHTDTAKAVEEAMRSERLAGMLTPTNCCALAYLLQVSDVCLEETNLSNCLTYSICKSLLSQLLYCHSLRLDNNRFKDDVMELLGSVLSVKDCQIQRLSLAENQISNKGAKALARSLLVNRSLMVLDLRSNSIGPTGAKALADALKKNQILLSLNLQHNSIQEDGATFLAEALLTNHRLVTLHLHKNAIGAQGTRKIAEALKQNCSLRELILSSNSVGDNGSTALAEALRVNHSLQSLDLQSNSISSAGVTALTAALCSNKGLLSLNLRENSISEEGGPAIARALRSNSTLRNLDLAANLLHDDGGKAIALAIKENRALTSLHLQWNFIQAKTAIALAQALQSNSSLASLDLQENAIGDEGMAALAAALKVNTTLADLHLQVASVGAAGAQALAEALMVNKSLQVLDLRGNALGLSGARAVASALRVNRGLRRLSLQENCLGMDGAICIATALKGNHGLTYVNLQGNHIGQSGAKMISDTIRTNSPDCVVDV